agtctttgtgcagtttcACTAATCACTTTGCTTGACACCTGCCCCTCTGACATCACTTACTGGTAACACTTTAGAATAGAATAAAGAATAATTACCTTGTAAAAAGTTGACATTTAATGAGTGACAACCCAGAAATAAGGTAACATTAGAGAAGTATTTTCCtattaataacattttatttgctAAGTTATTCCACACAAtgttgtggcagttttctggtAATTGCGTGTTTTTtaatcctaaccctaactcaCTAacccagtggttttcaaatagTGTGGCAACGCACACTGCTGTGCCTTGGAAATCTGTACAACCATACACCATTAATACAACTCTACAACAACAGAAAGTATGTTATCATGTGTCACAACAATCATTTGTGCAGTGATGATGtggtgccttgagattttggcttgagcttaggtgtgccttgagcagataaactttgaaaaccactgccctaaCCTTAAAAATTACTAAATAAATTTTCAGGAAGGATTCATTCAGGTAAGTAGGCCAATATAACGAAATTacctgggaattatcaagcaacttatatagaaaattatattttttcaaagaaattacctgTTAAAATGCCACCTTATTACCAGAGAAGAGCAAGAAAATTACAAGGATCTGCctgataattaatacattattactaggcCAATGCTTCCttaatatttttgcattattaCGCCGTTGAATGCCAAGTTTTAGAGGTAATTACCACTTTTTCTTGAGAAATTATATAATTACTACTTATAACTATGAAATTCTAGGTAATAAGAGCACACTATAAAAAAAGTTACTTTATAAATTAAGTCAGGATTTATGTTTATGATCTTGTTTGCTTTCATAGCACATAGACACCAAGTTTGTTTGATAAACAACTAAAACTTTGCCAAAGCAGCTTTAAATGGAACAACAAGGGGATAATTATGACCAAAGATATTTTGACTGAAAGATTTAGCTTTTTATTCCcatctaaaaaaagaaaaagaacttaCTCCTCTTGCCCTGTAGATGGGGGTGTTGTCATTTCAAAGAAATTGATCAGCTCAGACAAGTTCACACTTTAGTTTTGTCATCAATAGAAGTACATTTGAAATCACTGGccaatttaataaaataattttttgttttcttaaactaaaaaacagttaaataccTTTACAACCTAACTAAAAAATGCTTGTGTATGTTAAGTATAAATTCAAGCTAAATGGCTTGTTTAGTTCCCAACAGTCGTCTTCTTTATTGGCACATTGCAGCAAATCTTAACATGTTAAATCTGCCATCACAGAGGAACTTCTAAGACTTCACAAGGAGGAATTTGATAAATTATTATGAAAATTaccaaatatttatttagtaGATATTTGCTGAAATTTATAGTTATAGATGCTGGTATATATAGAATCTGTATCAATGTCTGTGTATAAAAAGgatattgctttaaaaaaaaagaaggtgtACTTCATGTCACATGACCTTCCCAACATTTATCTTTCAGTCAAGACCCCCTCTGAGCTGCTGATTAATCTAAATAATAGAGATGGTTGTCATTTCAACGAGAGAGTGAAAAATGAATCAAGCTATGATTTGATGACTTGAATTAATTTATTCACAGACAAATGttgacacatttcaaacacaGGTTAGCTGTAACACAGAGGAAGACGGGATCAGGCAGGGTCACAATAACAATTGGCATTATGGATGGACTTAATTAGTCAAGTCTTTGGTCGGACctccccccccaaaaaagacaATAGAGATGTCGCAACTGTGCTTTCTAAGGCACTTGCATTTCTTCTTAAAAACAGTTGCTGTGCGATTTACAGTTTGTGAATATACAGTACAAGACAGGAAATATCTTAGTGAATTATGTAAGACACTTATGATCatacaaagacaacaaaagtgAGGTATTACTCTATGATTAGACAGCTTACAGTCATGGACAGGCATTAAATGGACGGCAACATAAATGTTAGATATCAATGATTACCTCATCAGAAGGCTTTCAACAGGTCTTTGCCCTGAGTTGTTGGCCCTGCAGAAATCTGAATGCATGATGTatcaaaaaaattaacagtAGGATTAAACTGAAGAAATCGtttgaaaaatgtgttcaatatGATTCCGATGGAGTCAAATCTGTGTAGTGTATCATCTTGGCACCATGCACCCAGatttcatcaaaaacaaaaaaatcaaggcaAAAAGATCCACCCAACAATGACATGAGGAAAGAAACATCTTCCATCGGTCATCCTTCAAGTTGCAAATGTCAGGAAATACAAGAAAGCACTTAAACGACGTCAGAAACTGAATGTTAGAGGACAAAGATGTCAAACTAGAGCTTAACAAACAAATGTTATGCAACCTGTCAACTCGCCGCCTGGAGCCTCAAGTTTGCATGACAGCTGTGCAGCTGCTGGTCATCCTCCATCTTTTTCTGACAGGTAACAGGTGAGTCATGGTTATGTTCTCAGAAGGCACGTGGTTTCTTTGCAGCTTTTACATGTGCTCAGGATGGTTCTGCAAACAGCTTATGAACTCTGTGACTGGATGGCCCTGATAGCAGATCTGATACACTGCATTGAACAATGGAAACCTGGAGGGAGGAGTGTCGTgtttagtgaaaaaaaaaaatcatgcattgttttagttttattgtctCATTTAGCGCTGCCGGTAACAACTCTTCAAAACTTACTTGTCAATTAGGTTTTTGTGCTTGAGGATGAGATAGACCTCAGCTGCTGTTGCTGGTCCCTGCAGCTTCTGACCGTTCAGCATCTCTTTCTCCAGCTCCTCAATGGACTGGGGAAGAGAAGACAGGTGACATAAATAAATTTTAacttaacaaaagaaaaaatggtcCACACAATTAATTTACAAGCTCTTATTATTGACGTCAACAAAACCAATTCATTATGAAGGGCAGTAAATTATCTTTTCCATGGTGGATATAGCATGCTCAGCCTAAACATGAACCTTTTCTGTTTGACTGCAGgattatagaaaaaaatatactggcctgattttcataaaattttttAAAGAGTGAACAGGCCTAGGAAAAACTTTAGAActgtttttatgttcttatCTTGAACACCAAAGTACACACTGTCACATTTTGAAACAATGCTAGTGTGTTTGAAAACAGTGTGCACAAGTCTGCTATTCAGGAATTTACCTGATATTAGGTCCCTCTGACTTGTTTTGCTACTGTGGTATTGAACTAAGTTGAgctattatttgatttttactcatgaattttaaaatgccagTATCGTGACAGCTCTTGTAGTGTTCATGTATCTGCTCTGTAGCAAAGCTTATGAATCATCAGTCAGTGATTTTAGCATTCATCAAGGGACACCTTCACAGTCACTTTTTCCTCAAACACACACCACTGATTTTGTCAACCAGCCAATGCAAACTATCAGCTTTGATTCAGGATCAAACCAAGTAGGCTGTCAAAATTATAGGCAAAgttactttaaaaatcaaagctcTCACCTTTCCCGTCTTCACAAAGGCTTCAGCTACTTTGCGATTACGGCCACCATAGCAGGTTGTGATCAGGTCTGCCACACCACAGCTTTCTAGGAAGGTTGCAGAGGACACGGGTCCAGCAGTGCAGAAGATGCGGGCAAATGCAATCATCTCCATCAGACCCAACCTGATCACTGCTGCCTTTGTGTTGTCCCCAAAACCCAGGCCATCACAGAAACCCGCCCCAACTGCAACAATGTTCTGAAGGAGGGAAGAGGAGGACGATGTCAAGAAAGACCAGTGATACCTGAAGATACCTGGATGCTTTGGACAAGTATTGAAGCAAAGTTACTGCATTCATAGTCTGCCTAATGAACAAATTACTTCAATTTCACACTAAACTTTATAATGAACTACAGAACATGGACGAGTTTAGACCAACCCTTGTTGTATTGAGCTGAATAGTTGTCTTTTGTCTAATTCTTGAGGAGCAGCATGATTgtagtattttctttttttaaatgtttcatatatTGATATCTATGTTCCAATGTGCCATCCACTTAATATTTCAGCTGTAATTTGGTACACAGACATCAAGAGTAATTTATAACAATGaatataaaaaatactgaataccaaaatattttgagtatgcaaaaagaaaaatttcTTACTGCTTTTTACTTACagaatcatgaaaaaatattccTTCCCTAATACGCATGACaaatcaaatgtaaataaaattaggTAACATGAGGATACAAAGCAGACACAGTGTTTGGTCTTTATAACAAGAGACCAAAGAGTATGAGTCTAGACCTACCCTCTTTATACAAAAATAGACtgacaaaaatccaaacataatTCTATTGaaatttttatgctttttttggATATATGTCCAAAGTACAGATTTATAAATTATCAATATTAAGGAGCCATACTTCATATATTAGTCGATAATCTTTTTTAATTGTATACCACCAAGGACTGTAAAATCTGATGTAGAAGATATACTATtaatactgtttttttgttcatgttgGCTGCATCCTATATTCCAGTGTGATTAATATAACACAATAAAATgcaaacatacagtgcttaacaaatttattagaccacctaaagtaaagtttatgccacagttgccctaaattaacagcattggtaattaccaaaattattttttatgtttctgcaatggttaatacaccaatatgtagaagctctttaacccaaatgatgtttttcatgctaaaatataattattattgttatccatgaattttcaaattgactgatttacaaaaaaactgaaaaaatagtaaagcacattaatatttcttgatttatctgtttatttacttgcattcctgaacagaaaagttagttttagtggttgaatgttatgcttgattcatttctgacttctcagagaagcccagtgagccggctcaaatttgggtgaattcagtttgaaattcctcattcctgttcaaaatggaaaaatgtggagagctgactgaaaatgaaagagttcgcattaaagcacttcatgaagctggatggtctctgagacaaatatgacaggtggtctaataaatttgttaagcactgtacatgcagTTATGACTTTTAATGAAGCCACCAATATCATATATTGCACCTGacactattaaaaaaaaccctccctTTTCTTTGTATATTGCAAGTAGCCACTTTCAGGGCTTTCAGTGTGCTGGCATGCATAGCTATGGAGACCAGGCcagcatctgttggcaccatttttaaacatttaaataaaaactgtggtaattttattttattttttctattttttgtcttgtctctgatgatgtctgtattgtcttgtttgtgttgtagaaaataaaaaaataaaaaaaaatggcaaaaaaacaaactaactgTGGTACACTGTTaagcaaataaaccttgtggagtgcTGATGTGATTGCAAAGACTTAAGCTGTGGGTTATACTTCAACCATCACCATAGCCCGAGAGCTAAACCACCCTATCACAGTAACCTTGTAAACAAACTCTACATGGTGAAAAGATATAATATTTGAAAGAACTACACAGCTGCAAAGAAACTGTGCATTGTAGACTTTGTTGAATACAATCAAAATAGTTTCAGAGGAAGGCATTTTAAATATAGGTTTCCCTTGTGGGAGAGCTCCATAATCAGACTTTGACTTAAATACTGGTGcaacttttttcagattttatggtaCTTTACCTCCACATTAATGCATTTGGTCAGTTTGACTAGATAGGACAACAGAGATGGAATCTAAGCGCATTATTTGTGCACGGTTTAGTTTCCTACTGTATGTTGTGATACTTTCTCAGCCTTGATTAGACCCAGTATTTGATCTATCAGGTATATTTCTGTAGCATTCAACTGATGTTTGAAATTAAAGCTCACCTTCAAGGCCCCACAGATTTCCACCACATCATACTCCTCGACTACAGTCACTCTGAAGTTGTTTGTCTGCATAAGTTCCTTTAATAGAGCTCCATGGTTTTTATTCTTACATCctgaaaatagaaaatgtaACAGGTTATATTGTCCTtttaatttaaagcatttttcatatttagagTACAGCTGTACTGCTCCAAAGCCCTTAAACAAGTCACATTTATACAGCGCTGATCGTGCAAAACATAATCCTTTCAGGCACAGGTTAGAGTTCCCACAGTGCCATAACAGTAAATTCCATGAAGCATGTTGTTCACATCTAGTAAATGTCAAGCTGAACCAGCTCACTTTGTCATTTTCACAGCGACAGCAAGCTGATTAAACTTTCACCTCCATGCTGACAGTGCAGAAAGCTTTAGAACAGACTGAAACCAGACTTACACACTTCCTGATTCAAAGCCATAACtgcttattttaatttaaacaatCATTAAAGTTCAAGGTTTTGAAAGGCAAAATACAGTGAGCATGACACTAACCAATGGTGGTCTCACAAAACTTCTCATCAGCAACCTCATTGGCAATGTTGGCTCCCATCAGCACGCTCATAGTGATACCAAGCTTCTCCTGGATCACATCAGAGATAAGTTTCAGCCCATCCGGCCCCTCATCCACACCCTGGAGGAACAAAGGATGCAGGTTTACATTAGGCTGCGGCCAGCTGGTATGTGGGGCAGGGATCACACTGCATAACTGGCTTACATATATTCTAGCAGACATGATTTAGCATCACACCTGGATCCAgagagaaaaggtgaaaaaccCGTACAATTATGGCAATGCAGCACAAAGAGCAAAAGTCACACCTTGATAAGGGATATTCCAAGTGCTTCAGTCTTTATCTTCCCCTTTATGGTGTCGCACACTCTCCCAACAAACTGATGTGGAATCACAAACACCAAAATGTCTGCGTCGCTAGCAGCTTCCACTAGATCTGGTACCGCCAGCTGTGGAGGGCGAGGACGATCGCGTAAGGGACAAATGTTTGCATGAGAACTGATTTAATGACATTCAGAAAACTATCGTTACATTCATACAAAAATCCCAACTgaaagctttgaaaaaacaaGAATTGATGCATAAACATAGTATGGTGAGTCTGTACATCCAGTGTGTAAATGCCTCAAAAAGATTaccattttcataaaagtaaagCCTGAAAAACCAACATTTTCTTACCACATTGGCTGGTAGCTTGTGCCCAGGAAggtatttcacattttcatgctCAGCGTTAATAATTTCAGTCAGTTTGCGTCCGTTCACAGTCTCCTCAAACACCCACATTTTGACGGTGTTGTCGAATGTTGGCTTCTGAGCAGCATTGGCACCAACTATCTTGGCAATGGCAGAACCCCTGTATGTAAGCAGTTATACGTTATCGTTTAATGTACATAAGCAACTCTGTATCTCACTGCATTTAAATCCATGTGCATTCAATGAAACAGGCAGTGCTGGCCAGTTATTACATTCACATGATGACTGGGTTGATCAACAGGTCATCACTAAAAATGGCAAGTCAGATCATGTGCCGTCTATtgcttcagtaaaaaaaaaaatgctgctttttttaactttcagctggctgtcagcacTTAAGATTAGATGATGTATTTTGTTATCTACTCTTGATTCCTGTAGTATGTGACAAACTTCAACGTGAATCATACCAATTAAAGCCACAGTCATATCTTTATGGTAACCATgaagatttttctgttttattatggTGCCACCAAATTTATTTTGCATCAAAGCAAAGCATTAGTAAAATTGAATAGATTTAACCTTAGGACCATGCTGCAAAGATAAATCAATTAATCATTTACTGGATTCAATATAATGCTCCCTGGCTATTAAGATATACAGGTGATCCTATAGCTTTTGTGCAATAATGTACATTTGTGGCTTACAGTTTCTTAAACGTTGCATCCTTTCTTTGTGACTTTAAGATTGCAAACGTTTTCATTTTACATCTACAGGAGACAAAATGCCATTTTGGCTCCTATAATGTTAATGATTGTCTATTATTAACATAATTGTTGTTAAATTTTATTGACTAATGGATCAAACAATCCAAAGTTTATTCGATTAATCATTGGTTGAGGCAGCACTTTTTGCTTACCCCTGTAAAACTAAACGCTAAACCTTAATACAACTTGTTTGTTTCGTCTTTAACGGAGGTAattataatttgaaaaaaaaaaagtgttgaacaAATCGAGCTAGACAAGCATTTTTTGACATTAACTTAAACTTTGCACTATCAAGCACGATCCTTAATTTCATTACAATAGCTCATCTACcaacacacataaataaaactCAGGTTTACTAATGAAACGGTCTAAAACTATAACAAGTAAAATATTCATGCACAGGTTGAAATAACGTGCAACTAGTGATTTTCGACTCAACACAACTTTAAAATATTCGAAAAATGAATGGAATACGGCGTCTAGTTTCGACTCAAGCAAAATGACTTTCATATGCAAACTGCAGAGCAATGCTTATTGTAACAGGGTGGTTAAATGGCTGTTTAATAACTTGTATTTCGACTTTATCTGTGCCAATGAGAGTGGGGCAACATGTTGCTGACAGAGTGGCTAGCACGACCACAAAACCCACTGAGTCGTGACTGACATGTGGCTAGGTTTCCGTTTATCACTCAGCCTGTTTCCTGGCAACATGATGTGACTCTAATCAATCTGAAATTCAACATAGTAGCTGTAAAGTCTACAAAGCGTGATTAAAGCCTTCACCACTGAAATGCAGCTAGTTAACGTTAGCTGGCTGTTGGCTAGCAACGAGACACCGGTTTGATACGCAGCCTTGAACACAcgtagatgaaaaaaaaaagccatttttgaCCCCCATTCATTCCCCAGTTCAATACATCAACGCAAGAACTTGCCAATTTCCAGAGCCAACGATGCAGACTTTCTTTGGAGCTGCCATTGTGA
This window of the Cheilinus undulatus linkage group 11, ASM1832078v1, whole genome shotgun sequence genome carries:
- the LOC121518135 gene encoding glycerol-3-phosphate dehydrogenase [NAD(+)], cytoplasmic, producing the protein MAAPKKVCIVGSGNWGSAIAKIVGANAAQKPTFDNTVKMWVFEETVNGRKLTEIINAEHENVKYLPGHKLPANVLAVPDLVEAASDADILVFVIPHQFVGRVCDTIKGKIKTEALGISLIKGVDEGPDGLKLISDVIQEKLGITMSVLMGANIANEVADEKFCETTIGCKNKNHGALLKELMQTNNFRVTVVEEYDVVEICGALKNIVAVGAGFCDGLGFGDNTKAAVIRLGLMEMIAFARIFCTAGPVSSATFLESCGVADLITTCYGGRNRKVAEAFVKTGKSIEELEKEMLNGQKLQGPATAAEVYLILKHKNLIDKFPLFNAVYQICYQGHPVTEFISCLQNHPEHM